One part of the Eucalyptus grandis isolate ANBG69807.140 chromosome 10, ASM1654582v1, whole genome shotgun sequence genome encodes these proteins:
- the LOC104423243 gene encoding aspartyl protease family protein At5g10770 translates to MAQRAQLPQLELSLLLLVLLLGTAHEIHSLEFKKALSLRNFLWDQMTSTPNCFSQKSIHKNGATILEIVHQDHCSGKTVNWNQKLQKRLILDDARVRTLQHRIKNTNSSNIKDVAKTQLPLISGVHLQTLNYIVTMELGGRKMSVILDTGSDLTWVQCQPCRVCHNQQDPLFNPSSSPSYKSILCNSSTCQSLEYATGNLGVCGPTTPICNYYVSYGDGSYTRGDLGVEHLNLGATPVDNFVFGCGRNNKGLFGGASGLMGLGRSSLSMVSQTSNLFGGVFSYCLPSAEVAASGSLAFGGDFSVYKNSTPISYTAMIPNLQLPTFYFLNLTGISVGGAAIQSLSFGKAGILIDSGTVISRLPPSMYRALKEEFLKKFTGYPPAPGFSILDTCFNLSAYQEVEIPTIDMHFDGDAELKVDVDGIFYFAKTDASQVCLALASLTYEDEIGIIGNYQQKNQRVVYDTVGSKLGFAGETCSFV, encoded by the exons ATGGCACAACGAGCACAACTACCTCAGCTAGAACTGTCTCTGCTTCTTCTCGTGCTCCTTCTTGGCACTGCTCATGAGATTCACAGTCTTGAATTCAAGAAAGCTCTCAGCTTGAGAAACTTCCTCTGGGATCAGATGACCAGCACTCCCAACTGCTTCTCTCagaaatcaa TACACAAGAATGGTGCAACCATATTGGAAATAGTACACCAGGATCACTGCTCAGGGAAGACCGTGAACTGGAACCAGAAGCTGCAGAAGCGCTTAATCTTGGATGATGCCCGGGTCCGGACGCTCCAACACCGTATCAAAAACACAAACTCCAGCAACATTAAAGATGTTGCAAAAACTCAACTTCCATTAATTTCTGGCGtgcatcttcagactttaaattaCATAGTCACTATGGAACTAGGCGGTAGAAAGATGAGTGTGATTTTAGACACAGGGAGTGATCTCACATGGGTCCAGTGCCAACCTTGCAGAGTATGCCATAACCAACAAGACCCTCTATTCAAtccttcatcttctccttcctacAAATCAATTCTCTGCAATTCATCAACTTGTCAGTCCCTAGAATATGCCACTGGGAACTTAGGAGTGTGTGGTCCCACAACCCCGATATGTAACTATTATGTTAGCTATGGCGATGGTTCCTACACTCGTGGTGACCTTGGCGTAGAACATCTAAACCTTGGAGCGACTCCTGTGGACAATTTCGTATTTGGGTGTGGGAGAAATAACAAAGGCCTTTTTGGAGGTGCTTCTGGTCTCATGGGTCTGGGGAGAAGCTCTCTTTCGATGGTCTCTCAAACTTCAAACCTCTTTGGTGGTGTTTTCTCATATTGTTTGCCATCTGCAGAAGTTGCAGCGTCGGGGTCATTAGCTTTCGGTGGCGACTTTTCGGTCTACAAGAACTCCACTCCCATTTCTTACACTGCAATGATCCCGAACCTGCAGCTGCCTACCTTCTACTTCCTTAATCTTACTGGTATTAGTGTTGGTGGAGCAGCGATACAGTCTCTGAGTTTTGGTAAAGCTGGAATTCTGATCGATTCTGGTACAGTGATTTCAAGACTTCCACCCTCAATGTACAGGGCTCTGAAGGAAGAATTCCTGAAGAAATTTACTGGGTATCCTCCAGCACCGGGCTTCTCAATCTTGGATACGTGCTTTAATCTGAGTGCATATCAAGAAGTGGAGATCCCTACAATAGACATGCACTTTGATGGTGATGCCGAGTTGAAAGTTGATGTGGATGGGATATTTTATTTTGCAAAGACTGATGCATCTCAGGTGTGCCTGGCCCTTGCAAGCCTCACATACGAAGACGAGATTGGCATCATTGGTAATTATCAGCAGAAGAACCAAAGGGTTGTATATGACACCGTGGGATCTAAATTGGGATTTGCAGGGGAAACTTGTAGCTTCGTATGA
- the LOC104423244 gene encoding pentatricopeptide repeat-containing protein At5g15300 yields MVRSRLTQMVSKLRSLKEAEQAQASIVKAALWDHSGIVPKLISFACLSPAGSLSYAQAIFQETSMDNPFVCNTMMRAYSKSAFPIKAVLIYNHMHGARVECDHFTYNFVLKACGKILWCTKDDARPVERIGVASKGTEIHCRVWKVGFDQDRYVQNSLLHVYSQCGSVSHARRLFDEMTQRTVASWNIIISAYDRSGDFASADRLLESMPAKNVVSWNTLMGRYVRMGDLAAAKKVFLEMPERDAVSWNSMIAGYIQVKDYNGALSLFHEMSNANIEATEITLISVLGACAETGALNVGGMIHESLEAKGYKIEGYLGIALIDMYSKCGNLSRAWEVFSRVNMKPVSCWNAMIVGLAVHGYSDEALELFAEMERRIAGVRPNRVTFIGVLIACSHKGLVDKGREFFGRMRKEYKIEPDMKHYGCMVDLLSRWGLLSEAYEMIKSMPFQANSVLWRTLLGACRVHGNVELAELSFQELTDLEPTQDGDYVLLSNIYSEARRWGDVELLRGEMIDFSVTKRPGSSNIEMKMK; encoded by the coding sequence ATGGTGAGGAGCAGGCTGACGCAGATGGTCTCAAAGCTTCGATCTTTGAAGGAAGCAGAACAAGCCCAAGCTTCCATCGTCAAAGCAGCCCTCTGGGACCACTCCGGCATCGTTCCCAAGCTCATATCCTTCGCTTGTCTCTCCCCCGCAGGTAGCCTCTCGTACGCCCAAGCGATCTTTCAAGAAACCAGCATGGACAACCCCTTTGTTTGTAACACCATGATGCGAGCTTACTCAAAGAGCGCGTTTCCCATCAAAGCTGTACTCATTTACAACCACATGCATGGCGCGCGCGTTGAATGTGATCACTTCACCTACAATTTCGTGCTCAAGGCCTGTGGCAAAATACTCTGGTGCACTAAAGATGATGCGAGGCCTGTTGAGCGTATTGGTGTCGCTTCCAAGGGAACTGAGATTCATTGCAGAGTCTGGAAGGTAGGGTTCGATCAGGATCGGTATGTTCAGAATTCTCTGCTCCATGTGTATTCTCAGTGTGGGTCAGTGAGTCACGCCCGCCGCCTTTTTGATGAAATGACGCAGAGGACTGTCGCTTCATGGAACATAATTATATCGGCCTATGATCGGTCGGGTGATTTCGCATCTGCGGATCGTCTTCTCGAGTCGATGCCTGCAAAGAATGTGGTTTCTTGGAATACCTTGATGGGACGATACGTCAGGATGGGCGATCTTGCAGCGGCGAAGAAGGTGTTCCTGGAGATGCCCGAGAGAGACGCCGTTTCCTGGAACTCGATGATTGCAGGTTACATTCAAGTTAAAGATTATAATGGCGCATTAAGTCTGTTTCATGAAATGTCAAATGCCAATATTGAAGCAACAGAGATAACGCTTATTTCTGTTCTGGGTGCTTGTGCGGAGACGGGTGCTCTGAATGTTGGCGGGATGATCCATGAGTCCTTAGAAGCCAAGGGATATAAAATTGAAGGTTACTTAGGTATTGCACTTATTGACATGTACTCTAAATGTGGAAACTTGAGTCGTGCTTGGGAAGTATTCAGTCGAGTGAATATGAAACCTGTTAGTTGCTGGAATGCAATGATTGTGGGTTTGGCTGTCCATGGTTATTCTGACGAAGCTTTGGAGTTGTTTGCAGAGATGGAGAGGAGGATTGCTGGAGTTAGACCAAATCGGGTCACCTTTATTGGAGTCCTCATCGCTTGTAGCCATAAGGGCTTGGTGGATAAGGGCCGTGAGTTCTTTGGTCGCATGAGGAAGGAGTACAAGATAGAGCCTGACATGAAACACTATGGGTGCATGGTTGATCTACTAAGCAGATGGGGGTTGTTAAGTGAAGCTTATGAGATGATCAAGAGTATGCCCTTCCAAGCAAACTCTGTCTTGTGGAGAACGTTACTTGGTGCCTGTAGGGTACATGGCAATGTTGAGTTGGCTGAGTTATCCTTCCAAGAGCTTACAGATTTGGAACCTACTCAGGATGGTGATTATGTGCTTCTATCAAACATTTACTCTGAAGCACGAAGATGGGGTGATGTGGAATTGTTGAGAGGTGAAATGATTGACTTTAGCGTCACAAAGAGACCTGGCTCTAGTAACATTGAGATGAAGATGAAGTAA
- the LOC104423245 gene encoding tubby-like protein 8 isoform X2: MTPTKKTIPRQFSYNTLYVNPLTDARHVRSCSEGIALEGHSNHSPVKLGDHRKENAHPNQEPDAADGDDKENAAPKSWSAAISKHSSNLKSLSTGKALNLKPSSLQFCMQMQDKDPNLGSKLRDPIGSENSHSVNIWDYSDSESAPASSWSTLPNRPLPVDIGRCTCVIVREKSIDGVSGGTLYSLYTNEGKGRQDRKLAVAFCKRRNGKSIFTIAQSVKGLLSNGDDSYIGAVTANVMGSKYHIWDQGVSLDSVARGTKALLAVVTFVPTIATWTGSHRIMRAYIPKHQSMQLKNTTQVPHISGLPKDWEERRDRVHQLVSRVPHYNKISQQYELDFRDRGRAGLKIQRSVKNFQLNLEENGKQTILQLGRVGKSKYVMDYRYPLTGYQAFCICLASINTKLCCTV; this comes from the exons ATGACTCCCACCAAGAAGACCATCCCACGCCAATTCTCGTACAACACGCTCTACGTGAACCCCCTGACCGACGCCAGGCACGTCCGCAGCTGCAGCGAAGGGATCGCCCTCGAGGGCCACTCGAACCACAGCCCCGTCAAGCTCGGCGACCACCGCAAGGAGAATGCCCATCCCAACCAAGAACCGGACGCGGCGGACGGTGACGATAAAGAGAACGCCGCTCCGAAATCTTGGTCTGCGGCCATTTCCAAGCACTCCTCGAATCTGAAGTCTCTGTCCACCGGGAAAGCTTTGAACTTGAAGCCGTCTTCTCTCCAGTTCTGCATGCAAATGCAAGACAAAGATCCGAATTTGGGGTCCAAATTACGGGACCCAATTGGGTCGGAGAACTCGCATTCTGTGAATATCTGGGATTACTCTGATTCGGAGTCGGCTCCAGCTTCGTCTTGGTCTACATTGCCAAATAG ACCATTGCCTGTGGACATTGGGAGGTGCACCTGTGTTATTGTGAGGGAAAAGTCTATAGATGGAGTTAGTGGTGGCACTCTGTATTCTCTATACACCAAC GAAGGTAAGGGACGACAAGATCGAAAACTAGCTGTTGCCTTCTGCAAGCGACGCAATGGAAAATCCATCTTCACCATAGCTCAGTCTGTAAAAGGATTATTATCCAATGGTGATGATAGTTACATCGGTGCTGTAACAGCCAATGTCATGGGTTCAAAGTACCATATATGGGATCAG GGGGTCTCTTTGGACTCTGTAGCTAGAGGAACTAAAGCTCTTTTAGCAGTTGTAAC ATTTGTACCTACCATAGCCACTTGGACAGGAAGCCACAGGATCATGAGAGCGTACATACCAAAGCATCAATCAATGCAGCTGAAGAACACAACTCAA GTTCCACACATCAGTGGACTCCCAAAGGACTGGGAGGAAAGAAGAGATAGAGTCCATCAGCTAGTCTCAAGGGTTCCACACTACAATAAG ATTTCTCAGCAATACGAGTTAGATTTCAGAGACAGGGGAAGAGCTGGACTTAAAATACAGCGATCGGTCAAGAATTTCCAGCTTAATTTGGAG GAGAATGGTAAGCAGACAATCCTGCAGCTCGGACGGGTGGGAAAATCTAAATATGTCATGGACTACAG GTACCCTTTGACAGGTTATCAGGCATTCTGCATTTGTTTGGCCTCCATAAATACAAAGCTATGCTGCACAGTGTGA
- the LOC104423245 gene encoding tubby-like protein 8 isoform X1, translated as MTPTKKTIPRQFSYNTLYVNPLTDARHVRSCSEGIALEGHSNHSPVKLGDHRKENAHPNQEPDAADGDDKENAAPKSWSAAISKHSSNLKSLSTGKALNLKPSSLQFCMQMQDKDPNLGSKLRDPIGSENSHSVNIWDYSDSESAPASSWSTLPNRTLLCRPLPVDIGRCTCVIVREKSIDGVSGGTLYSLYTNEGKGRQDRKLAVAFCKRRNGKSIFTIAQSVKGLLSNGDDSYIGAVTANVMGSKYHIWDQGVSLDSVARGTKALLAVVTFVPTIATWTGSHRIMRAYIPKHQSMQLKNTTQVPHISGLPKDWEERRDRVHQLVSRVPHYNKISQQYELDFRDRGRAGLKIQRSVKNFQLNLEENGKQTILQLGRVGKSKYVMDYRYPLTGYQAFCICLASINTKLCCTV; from the exons ATGACTCCCACCAAGAAGACCATCCCACGCCAATTCTCGTACAACACGCTCTACGTGAACCCCCTGACCGACGCCAGGCACGTCCGCAGCTGCAGCGAAGGGATCGCCCTCGAGGGCCACTCGAACCACAGCCCCGTCAAGCTCGGCGACCACCGCAAGGAGAATGCCCATCCCAACCAAGAACCGGACGCGGCGGACGGTGACGATAAAGAGAACGCCGCTCCGAAATCTTGGTCTGCGGCCATTTCCAAGCACTCCTCGAATCTGAAGTCTCTGTCCACCGGGAAAGCTTTGAACTTGAAGCCGTCTTCTCTCCAGTTCTGCATGCAAATGCAAGACAAAGATCCGAATTTGGGGTCCAAATTACGGGACCCAATTGGGTCGGAGAACTCGCATTCTGTGAATATCTGGGATTACTCTGATTCGGAGTCGGCTCCAGCTTCGTCTTGGTCTACATTGCCAAATAG GACTTTGTTGTGCAGACCATTGCCTGTGGACATTGGGAGGTGCACCTGTGTTATTGTGAGGGAAAAGTCTATAGATGGAGTTAGTGGTGGCACTCTGTATTCTCTATACACCAAC GAAGGTAAGGGACGACAAGATCGAAAACTAGCTGTTGCCTTCTGCAAGCGACGCAATGGAAAATCCATCTTCACCATAGCTCAGTCTGTAAAAGGATTATTATCCAATGGTGATGATAGTTACATCGGTGCTGTAACAGCCAATGTCATGGGTTCAAAGTACCATATATGGGATCAG GGGGTCTCTTTGGACTCTGTAGCTAGAGGAACTAAAGCTCTTTTAGCAGTTGTAAC ATTTGTACCTACCATAGCCACTTGGACAGGAAGCCACAGGATCATGAGAGCGTACATACCAAAGCATCAATCAATGCAGCTGAAGAACACAACTCAA GTTCCACACATCAGTGGACTCCCAAAGGACTGGGAGGAAAGAAGAGATAGAGTCCATCAGCTAGTCTCAAGGGTTCCACACTACAATAAG ATTTCTCAGCAATACGAGTTAGATTTCAGAGACAGGGGAAGAGCTGGACTTAAAATACAGCGATCGGTCAAGAATTTCCAGCTTAATTTGGAG GAGAATGGTAAGCAGACAATCCTGCAGCTCGGACGGGTGGGAAAATCTAAATATGTCATGGACTACAG GTACCCTTTGACAGGTTATCAGGCATTCTGCATTTGTTTGGCCTCCATAAATACAAAGCTATGCTGCACAGTGTGA